One window of the Athene noctua chromosome 5, bAthNoc1.hap1.1, whole genome shotgun sequence genome contains the following:
- the LOC141961315 gene encoding uncharacterized protein LOC141961315 encodes MGGAAAGAGLGTVSLWGSLLLAAGLALDPAPQSCNCTEPMDFQAFREAPLPESCCLNFTSSNITNLDWGALVGVRGLRELYLSHCSITDITNAQGVPPALEILHLSHNLLESLPGSFLEDAPNLRVLYLDSNQLQELPKSFLKASTQVQEVYLGFNALTFLPASLLKPSLLQLQLSNNSWDCSCALLSNLEGWPSLATEVICHTPERYHSVDLQSIPRDELCHSHSLTALFICLPPLLILASITWCFCRRKRKTNYSFQSRSQSHPATAERGSTLVPAEPHHYVPYELPATPSETKKKVLLGSQVLLQPSTDPLESSRDVYEEVEIQVGSPSSSQVPACKGLDRQRDTPAPRVEELGSSEPEMDSVSVSEVLKDSADREKIYMSQSTNYYNLVPGIELEDSDNLEYENIDLH; translated from the exons ATGGGGGGCGCGGCGGcag GCGCTGGGCTGGGGACCGTGTCCCTCTGGGGCAGCCTCCTGCTCGCTGCCGGCCTTGCCCTCGACCCAGCACCGCAAAGCTGCAACTGCACAGAGCCCATGGACTTCCAGGCTTTCCGGGAGGCTCCGCTCCCCGAGAGCTGCTGCCTCAACTTCACCAGCTCCAACATCACCAACCTGGACTGGGGCGCACTGGTAGGAGTGCGGGGGCTGCGGGAGCTCTATCTCTCGCACTGCAGCATCACGGATATCACCAACGCGCAGGGAGTCCCCCCTGCCTTGGAGATCTTGCACTTAAGTCACAACCTGCTGGAAAGTCTCCCTGGCAGCTTTCTGGAAGATGCCCCTAATTTGAGGGTCCTTTATCTGGACAGCAACCAGCTCCAGGAGCTGCCCAAGTCCTTCCTGAAAGCATCGACCCAGGTCCAGGAGGTCTACCTAGGCTTCAATGCCCTGACCTTCCTTCCTGCCAGCCTCCTGAAGCCgtctctgctccagctccagctctccAACAACAGCTGGGACTGCAGCTGCGCTTTGCTCAGCAACCTGGAGGGTTGGCCCAGCCTGGCCACTGAGGTTATCTGTCACACGCCGGAGCGGTACCACAGTGTGGATCTCCAGAGCATCCCCCGGGATGAGCTGTGCCACTCACACAGCCTCACCGCCCTCTTCATCTGCCTGCCTCCTCTCCTCATCCTCGCCAGCATCACCTGGTGCTTCTGCAGGCGGAAGAGAAAGACCAACTACAGCTTTCAGAGCAGGTCCCAGAGCCACCCAGCCACAGCAGAGAGAGGCAGCACACTGGTGCCTGCAGAGCCCCACCACTATGTCCCCTATGAGCTGCCTGCCACCCCCTCTGAGACCAAGAagaaggtgctgctggggagccAGGTCCTGCTCCAGCCCTCCACAGACCCACTGGAGAGCAGCAGAGATGTCTACGAGGAGGTGGAGATCCAGGTGGGATCCCCCAGCAGTTCCCAGGTGCCAGCCTGTAAAGGGCTGGACAGGCAGCGGGACACGCCAGCACCGAGGGtagaggagctggggagcagtGAGCCAGAGATGGACTCTGTCAGCGTGAGCGAAGTCCTGAAGGACTCTGCCGACCGGGAGAAGATCTACATGAGTCAGTCAACCAACTATTACAACCTGGTACCTGGCATCGAGCTGGAGGACTCAGACAACCTGGAGTATGAGAACATCGACCTGCACTGA
- the BEST4 gene encoding bestrophin-4, whose product MTVSYTLKVANSRFGGFSKLLFRWKGSIYKLLYKEFIVFVVLYALLSIVYRRLLTEEQKRLYTKVAQYCNRSTDLIPMSFVLGFYVTLIVNRWWAQYTSIPLPDQLMCIISSNVHGKDERGRILRRTLIRYANLSAVLILRSVSTRVLKRFPTMDHVVEAGFMTQEERKKFESLHSDFNKYWIPCVWFTNLAAQARRDGRIRDDVALRLLMDELNLYRAKCSMLFHYDWISIPLVYTQVVTIAVYSFFAFCLIGRQFLEPLEPGQEGDLDMFVPLSTLLQFFFYAGWLKVAEQIINPFGEDDDDFETNKLIDRNLQVSLLSVDDMYQNLPPAVKDKYWNESTAQPPYTTATAAETLKPSFLGSTFDMRMCEDTEQSQPVEASPSAPRIQTPLLSRFFTAASPAISIKNFGWGSRGHPHLRRPRVDGSFPSPYPNRSEDPESVARIEEEETEDEESRASEPTTPGCCLGETRLLEASETQRKELPLIQVKAPSSDSIGADRPEAWEP is encoded by the exons ATGACCGTCTCCTACACACTGAAAGTTGCCAATTCCCGTTTTGGGGGCTTCTCCAAGCTGCTCTTCCGCTGGAAAGGCAGCATCTACAAGCTGCTTTACAAGGAGTTCATCGTCTTTGTGGTGCTGTATGCCCTGCTCAGTATCGTCTACCG GCGGCTGCTGACCGAGGAGCAGAAGCGCCTCTATACCAAAGTGGCTCAGTACTGCAACCGCTCCACAGACCTCATCCCCATGTCATTTGTCCTAG GTTTTTACGTCACCCTGATCGTGAACCGGTGGTGGGCCCAGTACACCAGCATCCCCCTGCCCGACCAGCTCATGTGCATCATCTCCAGCAACGTCCACGGCAAAGACGAGAGGGGCCGGATCCTGCGCCGCACCCTCATCCGCTACGCCAACCTGTCGGCAGTCCTCATCCTGCGCTCTGTCAGCACCAGGGTGCTCAAGCGCTTCCCCACCATGGACCATGTGGTGGAAGCGG GCTTCATGACACAGGAAGAGCGCAAGAAGTTCGAGAGCCTCCACTCTGACTTCAACAAGTACTGGATCCCCTGCGTGTGGTTCACCAACCTGGCAGCCCAGGCCAGGCGGGATGGCCGCATACGTGACGATGTGGCCCTCCGCCTGCTCATGGAT GAACTGAATCTCTACCGGGCCAAGTGCAGCATGTTGTTCCATTACGACTGGATCAGCATCCCCCTGGTGTACACGCAG GTGGTCACCATTGCTGTCTACTCCTTCTTCGCCTTCTGCCTCATCGGGCGGCAGTTCCTGGAGCCGCTGGagccggggcaggagggggacCTGGACATGTTCGTCCCCCTCTCCACCCTCCTCCAGTTCTTCTTCTATGCTGGCTGGCTGAAG gttGCAGAGCAGATCATTAACCCCTTTGGAGAAGACGATGATGACTTTGAGACCAACAAGCTGATAGACAGGAACCTGCAG GTGTCCCTGCTCTCTGTGGATGACATGTACCAGAACCTGCCCCCAGCCGTGAAGGACAAATACTGGAACGAGTCCACAGCTCAGCCCCCCTACACCACGGCCACAGCTGCTGAGACCTTGAAGCCCTCATTCCTGGGCTCCACCTTCGACATGCG CATGTGCGAGGACACGGAGCAGAGCCAGCCGGTGGAAGCCTCGCCAAGCGCACCGCGCATCCAGACGCCTCTGCTCAGTCGCTTCTTCACTGCCGCATCCCCTGCCATCAGCATCAAAAACTTTGGCTGGGGCAGCCGAGGCCACCCCCACCTCCGGCGTCCCCGGGTGGATGGCAGCTTCCCCTCCCCTTATCCCAACCGCTCCGAGGACCCCGAGTCGGTGGCCCGCATCGAGGAGGAGGAGACGGAGGATGAGGAGAGCCGGGCCAGCGAGCCCACCACACCTGGTTGTtgcctgggggagacccggctgCTGGAGGCCTCCGAAACACAGAGGAAGGAGCTGCCGCTGATCCAGGTGAAGGCACCATCCAGCGACAGCATCGGGGCTGACCGGCCAGAGGCCTGGGAGCCCTGA
- the RPS8 gene encoding small ribosomal subunit protein eS8, translated as MGISRDNWHKRRKTGGKRKPYHKKRKYELGRPPANTKIGPRRIHTVRVRGGNKKYRALRLDVGNFSWGSECCTRKTRIIDVVYNASNNELVRTKTLVKNCIVLIDSTPYRQWYEAHYALPLGRKKGAKLTPEEEEILNKKRSKKIQKKYDERKKNAKIASILEEQFQQGKLLACIASRPGQCGRADGYVLEGKELEFYLRKIKARKGK; from the exons ATGG GTATCTCCAGGGACAACTGGCATAAGCGTCGCAAGACTGGGGGCAAAAGGAAGCCCTACCACAAGAAGAGGAAGTATGAGTTGGGGCGACCTCCTGCCAATACGAAG ATTGGCCCACGCCGAATTCATACAGTGAGAGTTCGTGGTGGAAATAAGAAATACCGTGCCCTTCGGTTGGATGTCGGCAACTTCTCCTGGGGATCGGAAT GCTGCACTCGCAAAACCAGAATCATCGATGTCGTCTACAATGCTTCCAACAATGAACTAGTGCGGACAAAGACCCTGGTGAAGAATTGCATCGTTCTCATCGACAGCACCCCGTACCGGCAGTGGTACGAAGCCCACTATGCCTTGCCCCTCGGACGCAAGAAGGGCGCCAAACTG ACTCCTGAAGAGGAGGAAATCTTGAACAAGAAGCGTTCAAAGAAGATCCAGAAAAAGTATGATGAGCGAAAGAAGAATGCCAAGATAGCAAGTATTCTTGAAGAGCAATTCCAGCAAGGAAAGCTACTTG CCTGCATTGCCTCCAGACCTGGACAGTGTGGCCGAGCCGATGGCTATGTATTGGAAGGCAAGGAATTAGAGTTCTACTTGAGGAAAATCAAGGCCAGAAAAGGCAAATGA
- the KIF2C gene encoding kinesin-like protein KIF2C isoform X1 — MDSHLYRNVCPGRVINIQRSNGLIHKATVKTVSVERSAVCVEWSEGGAVKGKEIDIDDVITINPELSKEVPAADAKENLPLQENVTVQKQKRRTTLSKIPAPREVAAVTANVSAPEQKIPAVRGRSRMSVITESQCPLQENEMGVDPCTSTQTRNNLSVPAGRTRTRRLSCATEASLTNGNGNTEDHLPAARTNSSVSPVRRKSNIVKEMEKMKNRREEKRAQISEIRTKRAQEYDSSCPNWEFAQMIKEFRATLDCQPISITDPIEEHRICVCVRKRPLNKQERLKKECDVITVPSKCVLLVHEPKQKVDLTKYLETQAFRFDFSFDESSSNEMVYRFTARPLVETIFEGGKATCFAYGQTGSGKTHTMGGDFSGRTQNASKGIYAFASQDVFLLLNQPRYRNQDLEVYVTFFEIYNGKVFDLLNKKTKLRVLEDGKQQVQVVGLQERQVSCAEDVIRMIEMGSACRTSGQTFANASSSRSHACFQIILRRRGKLSGKFSLVDLAGNERGADTSSADRQTRMEGAEINKSLLALKECIRALGQNKSHTPFRESKLTQVLRDSFIGTNSRTCMIAMISPGMSSCEYTLNTLRYADRVKELSPHNGGGEAQNQMETENEETETSGEGSGHSLSKDEEEDISPHMLNLHKATTQINELEEKIVEQLRELRQRMTTKLDYLLGITEKPDYDLETFVSRAKHFIEESSGNFLSVRETLDALGAAMQLEEQASKQMRWHRP; from the exons ATGGACTCCCACCTCTACCGCAACGTCTGCCCCGGCCGTGTCATTAACATACAGCGGAGCAATG GTTTGATACACAAGGCGACGGTGAAGACGGTGAGCGTGGAGCGGTCCGCCGTGTGCGTGGAGTGGTCCGAGGGCGGTGCCGTCAAGGGCAAGGAG ATTGATATTGATGATGTGATAACAATAAATCCTGAGCTATCAAAGGAAGTACCTGCTGCCGATGCAAAAGAGAACCTTCCTTTGCAAGAGAATGTAACTGTACAG aaacagaaacgtAGAACAACCCTTTCAAAAATTCCTGCTCCACGGGAAG TTGCAGCAGTGACAGCTAATGTCTCTGCACCTGAGCAGAAGATTCCAG CTGTTCGGGGCCGCTCCAGGATGTctgttatcacagaatcacagtgcCCCCTCCAGGAAAATGAGATGGGGGTGGATCCCTGCACTTCCACACAAACCAGAAACAATTTATCAGTTCCTG CTGGCCGAACAAGGACTCGCAGGCTGAGCTGTGCTACAGAAGCCTCACTgacaaatggaaatggaaatacaGAGGATCATTTGCCTGCTGCTAGAACAAACTCTTCAGTGAGCCCAG tTCGGAGAAAATCTAACATTGtgaaagagatggagaaaatgaaaaacaggagagaagaaaagagagctCAAATTagtgaaatcagaacaaaacgtGCACAG GAATATGACAGCAGCTGTCCGAACTGGGAGTTTGCACAGATGATCAAGGAATTCAGAGCAACTTTAGACTGCCAGCCAATATCTATAACTGATCCA atAGAAGAACATAGGATTTGTGTCTGTGTGAGGAAGCGCCCTCTCAATAAACAAG AACGTCTGAAAAAGGAATGTGATGTGATTACTGTTCCAAGCAAGTGTGTCCTGTTGGTGCACGAGCCAAAGCAGAAAGTGGACCTAACAAAATACCTTGAAACCCAAGCATTTAGATTTGACTTTTCATTTGATGAATCATCATCTAATGAGATGGTTTACAG GTTCACTGCTAGACCTCTTGTAGAGACCATCTTTGAGGGTGGGAAGGCAACGTGCTTTGCATATGGCCAGACAGGCAGTGGCAAGACACAT ACTATGGGTGGAGACTTCTCTGGGAGAACACAGAATGCCTCAAAGGGCATATATGCTTTTGCAT CACAAGATGTTTTCCTCCTCCTAAACCAGCCCAGGTACAGGAATCAAGACCTGGAAGTCTATGTGACTTTCTTTGAAATATACAATGGAAAG GTGTTTGACCTCTTGAATAAGAAGACAAAGCTTCGAGTCCTGGAGGATGGCAAGCAGCAGGTGCAGGTTGTTGGTCTCCAAGAGAGACAAGTCAGCTGTGCTGAGGATGTCATCAGAATGATTGAGATGGGCAGTGCCTGCAG GACCTCTGGGCAGACTTTTGCAAATGCTAGCTCTTCACGGTCACATGCCTGCTTCCAAATCATACTACGCCGAAGAGGTAAACTGTCTGGCAAATTTTCCTTGGTGGATCTGGCAGGAAATGAGAGGGGTGCAGACACATCTAGTGCTGACCGGCAGACACGGATGGAAGGTGCAGAAATCAATAAGAGCTTGCTGGCTTTAAAG GAATGTATCCGAGCTTTAGGGCAGAACAAATCTCATACCCCTTTCCGGGAGAGCAAGCTGACCCAGGTGCTAAGAGACTCTTTCATAGGAACAAACTCAAGGACCTGTATG ATAGCAATGATTTCTCCAGGCATGAGTTCGTGTGAATACACCTTAAACACACTGAGATACGCTGACAG AGTGAAAGAGCTCAGCCCTCATAATGGAGGTGGTGAAGCACAAAATCAGATGGAGACTGAGAATGAGGAAACAGAGACCAGCGGAGAAGGCTCGGGTCACAGT CTCTCCAAGGATGAGGAAGAAGACATCTCTCCCCACATGCTCAACTTGCATAAGGCTACGACTCAGATTAATGAATTGGAGGAGAAGATTGTAGAACAGCTTAGAGAACTGAGACAG AGAATGACGACTAAACTTGACTACCTCTTGGGGATCACAGAGAAACCAGACTATGATCTTGAGACCTTTGTGAGCAGAGCGAAGCACTTCATAGAGGAGAGCTCAGGAAACTTCCTCAGTGTCAGAG AAACGTTGGACGCCCTGGGGGCAGCCATGCAACTGGAGGAGCAGGCCAGCAAGCAGATGAGATGGCATAGGCCTTAG
- the KIF2C gene encoding kinesin-like protein KIF2C isoform X2, which translates to MSVITESQCPLQENEMGVDPCTSTQTRNNLSVPVRRKSNIVKEMEKMKNRREEKRAQISEIRTKRAQEYDSSCPNWEFAQMIKEFRATLDCQPISITDPIEEHRICVCVRKRPLNKQERLKKECDVITVPSKCVLLVHEPKQKVDLTKYLETQAFRFDFSFDESSSNEMVYRFTARPLVETIFEGGKATCFAYGQTGSGKTHTMGGDFSGRTQNASKGIYAFASQDVFLLLNQPRYRNQDLEVYVTFFEIYNGKVFDLLNKKTKLRVLEDGKQQVQVVGLQERQVSCAEDVIRMIEMGSACRTSGQTFANASSSRSHACFQIILRRRGKLSGKFSLVDLAGNERGADTSSADRQTRMEGAEINKSLLALKECIRALGQNKSHTPFRESKLTQVLRDSFIGTNSRTCMIAMISPGMSSCEYTLNTLRYADRVKELSPHNGGGEAQNQMETENEETETSGEGSGHSLSKDEEEDISPHMLNLHKATTQINELEEKIVEQLRELRQRMTTKLDYLLGITEKPDYDLETFVSRAKHFIEESSGNFLSVRETLDALGAAMQLEEQASKQMRWHRP; encoded by the exons ATGTctgttatcacagaatcacagtgcCCCCTCCAGGAAAATGAGATGGGGGTGGATCCCTGCACTTCCACACAAACCAGAAACAATTTATCAGTTCCTG tTCGGAGAAAATCTAACATTGtgaaagagatggagaaaatgaaaaacaggagagaagaaaagagagctCAAATTagtgaaatcagaacaaaacgtGCACAG GAATATGACAGCAGCTGTCCGAACTGGGAGTTTGCACAGATGATCAAGGAATTCAGAGCAACTTTAGACTGCCAGCCAATATCTATAACTGATCCA atAGAAGAACATAGGATTTGTGTCTGTGTGAGGAAGCGCCCTCTCAATAAACAAG AACGTCTGAAAAAGGAATGTGATGTGATTACTGTTCCAAGCAAGTGTGTCCTGTTGGTGCACGAGCCAAAGCAGAAAGTGGACCTAACAAAATACCTTGAAACCCAAGCATTTAGATTTGACTTTTCATTTGATGAATCATCATCTAATGAGATGGTTTACAG GTTCACTGCTAGACCTCTTGTAGAGACCATCTTTGAGGGTGGGAAGGCAACGTGCTTTGCATATGGCCAGACAGGCAGTGGCAAGACACAT ACTATGGGTGGAGACTTCTCTGGGAGAACACAGAATGCCTCAAAGGGCATATATGCTTTTGCAT CACAAGATGTTTTCCTCCTCCTAAACCAGCCCAGGTACAGGAATCAAGACCTGGAAGTCTATGTGACTTTCTTTGAAATATACAATGGAAAG GTGTTTGACCTCTTGAATAAGAAGACAAAGCTTCGAGTCCTGGAGGATGGCAAGCAGCAGGTGCAGGTTGTTGGTCTCCAAGAGAGACAAGTCAGCTGTGCTGAGGATGTCATCAGAATGATTGAGATGGGCAGTGCCTGCAG GACCTCTGGGCAGACTTTTGCAAATGCTAGCTCTTCACGGTCACATGCCTGCTTCCAAATCATACTACGCCGAAGAGGTAAACTGTCTGGCAAATTTTCCTTGGTGGATCTGGCAGGAAATGAGAGGGGTGCAGACACATCTAGTGCTGACCGGCAGACACGGATGGAAGGTGCAGAAATCAATAAGAGCTTGCTGGCTTTAAAG GAATGTATCCGAGCTTTAGGGCAGAACAAATCTCATACCCCTTTCCGGGAGAGCAAGCTGACCCAGGTGCTAAGAGACTCTTTCATAGGAACAAACTCAAGGACCTGTATG ATAGCAATGATTTCTCCAGGCATGAGTTCGTGTGAATACACCTTAAACACACTGAGATACGCTGACAG AGTGAAAGAGCTCAGCCCTCATAATGGAGGTGGTGAAGCACAAAATCAGATGGAGACTGAGAATGAGGAAACAGAGACCAGCGGAGAAGGCTCGGGTCACAGT CTCTCCAAGGATGAGGAAGAAGACATCTCTCCCCACATGCTCAACTTGCATAAGGCTACGACTCAGATTAATGAATTGGAGGAGAAGATTGTAGAACAGCTTAGAGAACTGAGACAG AGAATGACGACTAAACTTGACTACCTCTTGGGGATCACAGAGAAACCAGACTATGATCTTGAGACCTTTGTGAGCAGAGCGAAGCACTTCATAGAGGAGAGCTCAGGAAACTTCCTCAGTGTCAGAG AAACGTTGGACGCCCTGGGGGCAGCCATGCAACTGGAGGAGCAGGCCAGCAAGCAGATGAGATGGCATAGGCCTTAG